From the genome of Nitrosomonas sp., one region includes:
- a CDS encoding nitrite/sulfite reductase, protein MYCYDEYDQNIIDERVAQYRDQVRRRLANELTETEFLPLRLQNGLYMQVHGYMLRIAVPYGLISSTQMRMFAHIARKYDRGYGHFTTRQNIQFNWLKLEDTPEILADLASVQMHAIQTSGNCIRNITSDEFAGVAQDEVVDPRPYAEILRQWSTFHPEFAYLPRKFKIAISGGKEDRAAILAHDIGLSVTKNAQGEIGFRVLVGGGLGRTPIVGSEICAFLPWQHLLTYVESILRIYNQFGRRDNKYKARIKILVKALGIDEFRRLVEADWADLKDGPGTLIVEEVDRMASFFTDPDYETLPDHDSKLNEFKADNRNFSNWMSRNVIAHRVPGYAIVVLSLKKPGNAPGDATDAQMDAIADLADRYSFGEMRITHKQNVVFADVRQSDLVALWHEVEKFELASPNIGLLTDMISCPGAEFCTLANARSIPLSKLIAERFERIDFQQDIGEITLNISGCMNACGQNHIGNIGVTGVEKKNHEEWYQVSIGGAEGNDCAMGKILGPSFTFHQVPEAIDRILQVYLRERIDEGERFIDTVCRIGHKPFKDHVYATDFEEEPVKNDHDDEAMDPAQYAIPFYSPRF, encoded by the coding sequence ATGTATTGTTACGATGAATATGATCAAAACATTATTGATGAACGTGTTGCGCAATATCGCGATCAGGTTCGTCGGCGTTTGGCAAATGAATTGACGGAGACGGAGTTTTTGCCTTTAAGACTGCAAAATGGACTGTATATGCAGGTGCATGGTTATATGTTGCGCATTGCTGTGCCATATGGGCTGATTTCTTCAACACAGATGCGTATGTTTGCACATATTGCGCGCAAATATGATCGCGGCTACGGGCATTTCACCACGCGGCAGAACATACAGTTCAACTGGCTCAAGTTGGAGGATACGCCTGAAATTCTGGCCGATCTGGCATCCGTGCAAATGCATGCGATTCAGACATCCGGTAATTGCATACGCAATATAACTTCAGACGAGTTTGCCGGCGTGGCGCAGGATGAAGTTGTCGATCCTCGTCCCTATGCAGAAATTTTGCGCCAGTGGAGTACCTTCCATCCGGAATTTGCTTATCTGCCGCGTAAATTCAAGATTGCGATCAGTGGCGGCAAGGAAGACCGCGCCGCAATACTTGCACACGACATTGGGCTGTCCGTTACGAAAAATGCACAGGGGGAAATCGGTTTTCGTGTTCTGGTGGGTGGCGGTCTTGGACGAACGCCGATTGTAGGCAGTGAAATTTGTGCGTTTTTACCGTGGCAGCATTTGCTGACTTATGTGGAATCGATCTTGCGCATATACAATCAGTTCGGTCGACGCGACAATAAGTATAAGGCGCGTATCAAGATTCTTGTGAAAGCGCTGGGAATAGATGAATTCAGACGTCTGGTTGAAGCAGACTGGGCTGATCTCAAAGATGGTCCGGGCACGTTGATTGTCGAGGAAGTCGATCGCATGGCCAGTTTTTTTACCGATCCGGATTATGAAACGTTACCGGACCATGATTCAAAACTGAATGAATTTAAAGCGGATAATCGGAATTTTTCCAACTGGATGTCACGGAATGTCATTGCGCATCGCGTACCGGGTTATGCCATCGTGGTATTGTCCTTGAAAAAGCCGGGTAATGCGCCCGGTGATGCTACTGATGCGCAGATGGATGCCATTGCTGATTTGGCCGATCGGTATAGTTTTGGTGAAATGCGTATTACCCATAAACAAAATGTCGTTTTTGCAGATGTCAGACAATCCGATTTGGTTGCGCTCTGGCATGAAGTTGAAAAATTTGAACTTGCCTCGCCAAATATAGGCTTGTTGACAGATATGATAAGCTGTCCGGGTGCAGAGTTTTGTACGTTGGCCAATGCGCGTTCTATCCCATTGTCCAAATTAATCGCGGAACGCTTTGAGCGCATTGATTTTCAGCAAGATATCGGTGAAATAACATTGAATATTTCGGGGTGTATGAATGCATGTGGACAGAATCATATCGGAAATATCGGCGTGACCGGCGTTGAAAAAAAGAATCACGAGGAGTGGTATCAGGTTTCTATCGGTGGTGCTGAAGGCAACGATTGCGCAATGGGCAAAATTTTGGGGCCTTCGTTTACGTTTCATCAGGTACCTGAAGCGATTGACCGGATTTTGCAGGTTTATCTAAGGGAGCGTATCGACGAAGGCGAACGTTTTATTGATACGGTATGCAGAATAGGCCATAAACCGTTTAAAGACCATGTGTATGCGACAGATTTTGAAGAGGAGCCTGTAAAAAACGATCACGACGACGAGGCGATGGATCCTGCCCAGTATGCGATTCCTTTCTACTCTCCAAGGTTTTGA
- a CDS encoding DUF934 domain-containing protein, with the protein MIIKNKMLVEDDWQVIRLGEQETAENVSIPDGKVIVPLKVWFAQRDGLKQRNDLGVWFASDERPEDLKADVQKFQVIAVDFPKFSDGRGYSIAYNLRARLGYTGELRAIGDVLRDQLFYMRRVGFDAFAPRPDRDIHDAMRGFEDFSEVYQTSFEEKLPLFRRVQRKGKPSAETINS; encoded by the coding sequence ATGATTATTAAAAATAAAATGCTCGTGGAAGACGACTGGCAGGTTATTCGGTTAGGTGAGCAGGAAACTGCGGAAAATGTCTCCATTCCAGACGGAAAGGTGATTGTACCGTTGAAAGTTTGGTTCGCGCAGCGAGATGGTTTAAAACAGCGCAATGATCTGGGTGTCTGGTTTGCCAGTGACGAACGCCCCGAGGATTTAAAAGCAGACGTGCAGAAATTTCAGGTTATTGCAGTTGATTTTCCAAAATTCTCTGATGGACGGGGTTATTCTATCGCCTATAATTTGAGGGCGCGTTTGGGGTATACCGGTGAATTACGCGCCATAGGCGATGTTTTACGCGATCAGCTTTTCTATATGCGCCGTGTTGGTTTTGACGCTTTTGCTCCAAGACCGGATCGTGATATTCATGATGCAATGAGAGGTTTTGAGGATTTTTCCGAAGTGTATCAAACTTCCTTTGAAGAAAAACTGCCGCTATTTAGGCGTGTTCAACGGAAGGGTAAACCTTCCGCTGAAACGATAAATAGCTAA
- a CDS encoding phosphoadenylyl-sulfate reductase, which produces MIDLVQKIEQVVTVLADTVHNFAPVAFANSLGAEDMVLTDVIDRYKLDIEMFSLDTGRLPQETYDLMQIVRDRYQTPLRIYFPNVKQVEAYVSKNGVNGFYQSIELRKACCHVRKVEPLRRALVGKHAWITGIRREQATTRVDLKVSAYDISNRMQKVNPLLEWTLDEVWAYLKKFDVPYNKLHDQFYPSIGCTPCTRAITPGEDIRSGRWWWEAPENKECGLHMNNVIPLK; this is translated from the coding sequence ATGATTGATTTGGTACAAAAAATTGAACAGGTAGTTACCGTGCTTGCGGATACGGTGCATAATTTTGCTCCGGTAGCATTCGCCAATAGTCTGGGTGCAGAAGATATGGTGCTGACAGATGTCATTGATCGTTACAAGCTCGATATTGAAATGTTCAGCCTGGACACCGGGCGTTTGCCTCAGGAAACTTATGATTTGATGCAGATCGTGCGTGATCGCTACCAAACGCCGTTGCGTATTTATTTTCCAAATGTCAAGCAGGTCGAAGCCTATGTTTCGAAAAATGGCGTCAATGGATTTTATCAGAGTATTGAATTACGCAAGGCCTGCTGTCATGTTCGTAAAGTCGAACCATTACGACGCGCGCTGGTTGGTAAACATGCATGGATAACGGGTATTCGGCGTGAACAGGCAACGACACGGGTAGATCTCAAAGTTTCGGCTTACGATATCAGTAACCGCATGCAGAAAGTGAATCCATTGCTAGAGTGGACGCTGGATGAAGTCTGGGCGTATCTCAAAAAATTCGATGTGCCGTATAACAAACTGCATGATCAGTTCTATCCGAGTATAGGCTGTACGCCCTGCACGCGTGCAATTACACCGGGTGAAGATATACGGTCCGGGCGATGGTGGTGGGAAGCTCCGGAAAATAAAGAATGCGGGTTGCATATGAATAATGTTATTCCGCTCAAATAA
- the cysD gene encoding sulfate adenylyltransferase subunit CysD, giving the protein MSNRPFTHLDALESESIHIMREVAAECSNPVLLFSGGKDSIVLLRLAEKAFRPGRFPFPLMHIDTEHNFPEVIEFRDHRAAELGERLIVRSMEDSIKKGRVVLRSETQSRNAFQSVTLLDAIAEFSFDACIGGARRDEEKARAKERIFSFRDEFGQWDPKNQRPELWDLYNTRTHPGENIRVFPISNWTELDVWEYIAREKLEVPSIYFAHEREVIRRDAGLLPVSHLVQPREGEKAEQVTVRFRTVGDMSCTCPVASDAATVEDIIAETAMTRITERGATRMDDQTSDASMELRKKEGYF; this is encoded by the coding sequence ATGAGTAATCGTCCCTTCACCCATCTCGATGCGTTGGAAAGTGAATCCATTCATATCATGCGAGAGGTAGCTGCAGAATGTAGTAATCCCGTTTTGTTATTTTCGGGCGGCAAAGATTCAATTGTTTTATTGCGCTTGGCTGAAAAAGCATTTCGTCCCGGCCGTTTTCCCTTTCCGTTAATGCATATTGACACCGAGCATAATTTTCCGGAGGTCATCGAGTTTCGCGATCATCGTGCTGCAGAACTGGGTGAACGCCTGATTGTGCGGAGTATGGAAGATTCGATCAAAAAAGGCAGGGTAGTGCTCCGTTCAGAAACACAGAGCCGCAATGCATTTCAATCTGTAACGTTACTGGATGCAATCGCTGAGTTCAGTTTTGATGCCTGTATCGGCGGGGCACGCCGTGACGAAGAAAAAGCACGCGCCAAAGAACGGATTTTTTCGTTTCGAGACGAATTCGGTCAATGGGACCCCAAGAACCAGCGCCCCGAATTGTGGGATTTATATAACACCCGTACACATCCGGGTGAGAATATTCGTGTTTTTCCAATCAGTAACTGGACTGAACTGGATGTCTGGGAATATATCGCGCGTGAAAAACTTGAAGTGCCGTCAATCTATTTTGCCCATGAACGTGAAGTGATTCGGCGGGATGCCGGTCTGCTTCCCGTATCTCATCTGGTGCAACCCAGGGAAGGGGAGAAAGCTGAGCAGGTAACAGTACGTTTTCGTACGGTTGGCGACATGAGCTGTACCTGTCCTGTCGCATCTGACGCTGCCACTGTAGAGGATATCATTGCCGAGACAGCGATGACGCGTATTACCGAACGTGGCGCCACGCGAATGGATGACCAGACTTCTGATGCTTCCATGGAATTACGCAAGAAAGAAGGTTATTTTTAG
- the cysN gene encoding sulfate adenylyltransferase subunit CysN — MSEIEKIALDQTELLRFITAGSVDDGKSTLIGRMLHDSKSIFEDQLSSITNTTRKRGMEGVDLSLLTDGLQAEREQGITIDVAYRYFATPKRKFIIADTPGHEQYTRNMVTGASTANLAVILIDARKGVLTQSRRHAYLASLVGIPHLVVAVNKMDLVEYSQSVFDEICKDFSSFAERLDLHHIDFIPMSALNGDMVVERGENLNWYKGTTLMDLLENISITHDVNREDFRFPVQWVCRPQTKEMHDFRGYMGRIESGSVCVGDAVTVLPSGLNSRIKEIVLYEGNIDDAVAPQSVTLTIEDHLDISRGDVLVKTGDLPQVTKEFDAMVCWLSEQSLDPGRKYLIKHTTRIVKAVINRIDYRVDVNTMDHESVQTLKMNDIAHVGIKVQQPLVCDDYQHNRSMGCFIVIDESSNNTVAAGMIGSNKHDS, encoded by the coding sequence ATGTCTGAAATTGAAAAAATTGCACTTGATCAGACCGAGTTGCTGCGTTTTATAACCGCTGGTAGTGTGGATGATGGTAAAAGCACTTTGATTGGACGTATGTTGCATGATTCAAAGTCTATTTTTGAAGATCAATTGAGCTCTATTACCAACACCACACGTAAACGTGGAATGGAAGGTGTTGATTTGTCTTTGTTGACCGATGGGCTGCAGGCAGAGCGCGAACAGGGTATTACCATTGATGTCGCCTATCGCTATTTTGCTACGCCAAAACGCAAGTTCATTATTGCAGACACACCCGGGCACGAGCAGTATACCCGTAACATGGTAACCGGCGCTTCTACTGCAAATCTGGCAGTTATCCTGATTGATGCCCGCAAAGGCGTGCTGACACAATCACGTCGCCATGCCTATCTGGCCAGTTTGGTAGGTATTCCGCATCTGGTCGTGGCAGTCAACAAGATGGATCTGGTTGAGTATTCTCAATCGGTATTTGATGAAATTTGCAAGGATTTTTCCAGTTTTGCTGAACGACTGGATCTGCATCATATTGATTTTATTCCAATGTCCGCGCTTAATGGCGATATGGTTGTTGAACGGGGAGAGAATCTGAATTGGTATAAAGGGACGACATTAATGGATTTGCTTGAAAATATTTCTATTACCCATGATGTCAATCGTGAGGACTTCCGCTTTCCAGTGCAGTGGGTATGCCGGCCACAAACCAAGGAGATGCATGATTTCAGGGGATATATGGGCCGCATTGAATCAGGTTCAGTGTGTGTAGGTGATGCGGTTACAGTATTACCTTCAGGACTTAACTCACGGATCAAAGAAATTGTGTTATACGAAGGCAATATTGATGACGCGGTTGCGCCGCAATCTGTGACCTTAACGATCGAAGACCATCTGGATATTTCACGTGGCGATGTTCTGGTAAAAACAGGCGATTTGCCGCAGGTCACCAAGGAATTTGACGCGATGGTATGTTGGCTTTCAGAGCAGTCGCTTGATCCGGGGCGAAAGTACTTGATCAAACATACGACGCGTATAGTCAAGGCCGTTATAAATCGCATCGATTACCGGGTTGATGTCAATACAATGGATCATGAGTCGGTACAGACCCTGAAAATGAATGATATTGCACATGTAGGTATCAAGGTGCAACAGCCACTGGTTTGTGACGACTATCAGCACAATCGTTCAATGGGTTGTTTTATTGTAATCGATGAAAGCAGTAATAATACTGTTGCGGCTGGCATGATTGGTTCTAACAAGCACGATTCTTAA
- a CDS encoding response regulator translates to MNSATELLSYKHAIDQFVLVSVTDKAGRILEINDRFLSASKYTRAELLGQKHSIMNSGKHSKAFFEDLWKTISKGEIWTGEICNRAKDGTFFWVNTAIVPHLNETGQIINYISVRIDTTERKKYETELLQARLAAHAANRVKSRFLTNMSHEIRTPMNSIIGMAHLLKRTNLNMKQNGYISNILVSSERLLTMIDNIIDQSGLKEIQNAAEIELVNIPQLVNNVINKFTSILNKKGIALVQKLELNSSLSLYGNAQRLGQLLYNLVSNAVKFTDRGKIIIRVSMLQNNETDCLLSFEVEDTGIGIDASQLHMLFQPFNQVDASNSRSFEGAGLGLAISKTLVEMMGGEIGVKSKLGAGSCFWFTVRLSSVKEDINDENEDPYPYSLIEDVHHPFKGCIILVVDDNEINSQLVQEMLESGGAYVVVARNGKEAIDYLGQSEFDCILMDIQMPVMDGLEATRIIREKEEWTNIPVLAYTANADENSRALCMDAGMNDFIAKPVNPSLFFSTLTKWLAPNSARISVSEQPEKPELNGKIDERAHILTEASVLADQLGVKVEQIHKFTLMFIKSANLGIIELEDALEKQDMLAIAVIGHRLKSSSATIGAIQFSELCGILETCKDKEKFEKAIETVAQLKSVLKSIEDVANKNILKSTIVT, encoded by the coding sequence GTGAACAGTGCAACTGAATTACTCAGCTATAAGCATGCAATAGATCAATTTGTCCTGGTTTCTGTAACAGACAAGGCCGGGAGAATTCTCGAAATTAATGACAGATTTTTATCTGCCAGTAAATATACGCGCGCAGAATTATTAGGCCAGAAACATAGCATCATGAATTCCGGTAAGCATTCAAAGGCGTTCTTTGAAGACTTGTGGAAGACCATAAGTAAAGGGGAAATCTGGACAGGAGAAATTTGTAATCGGGCGAAAGACGGTACTTTTTTTTGGGTCAACACGGCAATAGTGCCGCATTTGAATGAAACGGGTCAAATAATCAATTACATTTCGGTTCGGATCGATACAACCGAGCGAAAAAAGTATGAGACTGAATTGTTACAGGCAAGGCTTGCTGCGCATGCTGCAAACCGGGTAAAAAGCAGATTCTTGACCAATATGAGTCATGAAATTAGAACGCCAATGAACAGCATTATTGGCATGGCGCATTTGCTTAAAAGAACAAATTTGAATATGAAACAAAATGGGTATATTTCAAATATTCTCGTTTCATCTGAAAGATTACTCACGATGATTGACAATATCATTGATCAATCCGGATTGAAGGAAATACAGAATGCCGCAGAAATTGAGTTAGTCAATATACCTCAACTGGTTAATAACGTTATTAATAAATTTACGTCTATCCTGAACAAAAAGGGGATTGCACTGGTTCAGAAACTTGAACTGAATAGTTCTTTAAGTTTGTATGGCAATGCCCAAAGACTGGGTCAGCTGCTTTATAACCTGGTCAGTAATGCAGTCAAATTTACTGATCGGGGAAAGATTATTATTCGTGTGAGTATGCTTCAGAATAACGAAACTGACTGCTTGTTATCTTTTGAAGTCGAGGATACCGGAATTGGGATCGATGCAAGTCAGCTCCATATGCTTTTTCAGCCATTTAATCAGGTCGATGCTTCTAATTCACGATCATTTGAAGGTGCTGGATTAGGTCTTGCGATCAGCAAGACCCTGGTCGAAATGATGGGCGGGGAAATTGGTGTAAAGAGTAAATTGGGTGCGGGAAGTTGCTTCTGGTTTACCGTTCGATTAAGTTCTGTTAAAGAAGATATCAATGATGAAAATGAAGACCCTTATCCCTACAGTCTGATTGAAGACGTGCACCATCCTTTCAAGGGTTGTATTATCTTGGTTGTTGATGATAATGAAATTAACTCGCAGCTTGTGCAGGAGATGCTTGAATCGGGTGGTGCATATGTTGTGGTTGCCAGAAATGGTAAGGAAGCTATTGATTATCTTGGTCAGTCTGAATTTGACTGTATTTTGATGGATATTCAAATGCCTGTTATGGATGGTCTGGAAGCAACGCGGATTATTCGTGAAAAAGAAGAATGGACTAATATCCCGGTGCTGGCATATACAGCGAATGCTGATGAGAATAGCAGGGCGTTGTGCATGGACGCGGGTATGAACGATTTTATAGCCAAGCCCGTTAATCCGTCGCTGTTTTTTTCTACACTCACAAAATGGCTTGCGCCCAATTCAGCCAGGATTTCTGTTAGTGAACAGCCCGAAAAACCGGAGTTGAATGGCAAAATTGATGAGCGTGCCCATATACTTACCGAAGCATCGGTGTTAGCGGACCAGTTGGGTGTAAAAGTTGAACAAATTCATAAGTTCACATTGATGTTTATTAAATCGGCCAATCTAGGCATAATCGAACTGGAAGATGCGCTAGAAAAGCAAGATATGCTCGCTATCGCTGTGATCGGCCATCGTCTTAAATCATCGTCAGCAACAATTGGCGCGATTCAATTTTCTGAATTATGCGGAATACTGGAGACTTGCAAAGATAAGGAAAAGTTTGAGAAAGCGATTGAAACAGTTGCTCAACTGAAATCCGTATTGAAGTCAATTGAAGATGTGGCCAATAAGAATATCCTGAAAAGCACTATTGTTACTTAG
- a CDS encoding EAL domain-containing response regulator — translation MNTQKKNRVLLLDDDQFMLEYVSELLRELGVHKIWVAQDGATGLAVIKDMKRDIDLLICDIEMPGMDGIEFLRNIAVQGYSGNIVLFSGLDRQLLKAAERFAKASGLCVTGTLSKPVTLNALTAILMEIPQRQPAVKVKRSEDNALVSVKEVKNALSNDDFCVFYQPKVAIRNSRITGFECLARWPHKKRGFISPDKFIPVVEEYDLIDQFTLMIFRKSVQQLAQWLNMGFDLKAAVNLSMENLNRHDLPEVFEEVTRAAHVPANKIILEITESKIGKDIALCLDILTRFRLKGFGLAIDDFGTGYASMETLNNLPFTELKIDRTFVNAAVSDSSSRAIVESSVNLGKEFGLNIVAEGVENQAEWDLVAKLGCTEVQGYFISKPLPHDEFSQLNGLST, via the coding sequence ATGAATACTCAAAAAAAGAATCGTGTCCTTTTGCTGGACGATGACCAATTTATGCTCGAATATGTCAGTGAATTGCTCAGAGAACTGGGTGTTCATAAAATATGGGTGGCTCAAGATGGTGCGACGGGCCTTGCTGTGATAAAGGACATGAAACGGGATATAGATTTATTAATCTGTGATATTGAAATGCCTGGAATGGATGGGATCGAATTTCTGCGTAATATTGCTGTTCAGGGGTATTCGGGTAATATCGTTTTGTTTTCCGGGCTTGATCGACAATTGCTGAAGGCTGCAGAACGTTTTGCAAAAGCCAGTGGTTTATGTGTGACGGGCACCTTGTCAAAACCGGTTACATTGAATGCGTTGACTGCCATTTTGATGGAAATACCGCAACGGCAACCCGCGGTAAAAGTAAAACGGTCAGAGGACAATGCTCTTGTTAGCGTTAAAGAAGTCAAGAATGCGCTCTCAAATGATGATTTCTGTGTATTCTATCAACCTAAGGTGGCAATTAGAAATTCTCGAATAACGGGATTTGAGTGTCTCGCACGGTGGCCTCATAAGAAAAGAGGCTTTATTTCCCCAGACAAATTTATACCGGTTGTTGAGGAATATGATCTGATTGATCAGTTTACGCTGATGATATTCAGAAAATCTGTGCAGCAATTAGCGCAATGGCTTAACATGGGCTTCGACTTAAAGGCCGCGGTTAATCTGTCCATGGAAAACTTGAATCGGCATGATTTGCCTGAGGTTTTCGAGGAGGTGACGCGTGCTGCTCATGTGCCTGCGAATAAGATAATTCTGGAAATAACAGAAAGTAAGATAGGAAAAGATATTGCCTTATGTTTGGATATTCTGACGCGTTTTAGATTGAAAGGTTTCGGGTTGGCAATTGATGATTTTGGAACAGGTTATGCCAGTATGGAAACATTGAATAATTTGCCATTCACTGAACTTAAAATAGACAGAACATTTGTTAATGCGGCTGTAAGCGATTCCTCATCACGTGCAATTGTAGAGTCGAGCGTAAATCTGGGAAAAGAGTTTGGATTAAACATTGTTGCCGAAGGTGTAGAAAATCAAGCCGAATGGGACCTTGTGGCAAAACTTGGATGTACTGAAGTTCAGGGTTACTTTATCTCAAAACCACTTCCGCATGACGAATTCAGCCAGTTGAACGGCTTGAGCACCTGA